The following are encoded together in the Desulfovibrio aminophilus genome:
- the truB gene encoding tRNA pseudouridine(55) synthase TruB, translating to MSRRARHDPRQLDGLLVLNKPSGPTSAACLNRIKHGLGQFKIGHAGTLDPLAQGVLLVLLGQGTKIASHLTGREKVYSGEFTLGLTSDTYDAEGKILARAEVTASPEEVARAIEAWKDLTEQEVPAYSAAKHKGKPLYSLARAGEDVPVKSKAVTVFHAEPLELTLPTARFRVRCSAGTYVRSLVHSLGMRLGCGAILTQLTREASLPFGLEQAHDLEAVLGEPERFSQRVISLAEALPHWSRLPLGETQAAQVKNGAWLPLTETEAGEHAAPGDHAVLLEPGGSPLALVEAQAKDGHLCWAILRGLWSEEPPRRDKGHGSAS from the coding sequence ATGAGCCGCCGCGCCCGCCACGACCCGCGCCAACTGGACGGCCTGCTCGTGCTGAACAAGCCGAGCGGCCCCACCTCGGCGGCCTGTCTGAACAGGATCAAGCACGGCCTGGGCCAGTTCAAGATCGGCCACGCCGGAACCCTGGACCCCCTGGCCCAGGGGGTGTTGCTCGTCCTGCTCGGACAGGGTACAAAGATAGCTTCCCACCTGACGGGGAGAGAGAAGGTCTATTCCGGCGAATTCACGCTCGGACTGACCAGCGACACCTACGACGCCGAGGGAAAGATCCTCGCGCGCGCGGAGGTGACGGCCTCCCCGGAGGAGGTGGCCCGGGCCATCGAGGCCTGGAAGGACTTGACAGAACAGGAAGTACCCGCCTATTCGGCGGCGAAACATAAGGGAAAACCGCTCTACTCGCTGGCACGGGCCGGCGAGGACGTGCCCGTGAAAAGCAAGGCCGTCACGGTTTTCCATGCCGAACCGTTGGAACTCACCCTTCCGACGGCGAGATTCCGGGTCAGATGCTCGGCGGGCACCTACGTACGCTCCCTGGTCCACAGCTTGGGGATGCGACTGGGATGCGGCGCCATTCTGACGCAACTGACCCGCGAGGCGAGCCTGCCCTTCGGACTGGAGCAGGCCCATGATCTCGAGGCCGTCCTTGGTGAGCCGGAGCGTTTCAGCCAGAGGGTCATCTCCCTGGCCGAGGCGCTCCCCCACTGGTCCAGGCTTCCGCTCGGCGAGACGCAGGCCGCCCAGGTCAAAAACGGGGCCTGGCTGCCGCTGACCGAGACGGAGGCCGGGGAACACGCCGCTCCGGGGGACCACGCGGTCCTGCTGGAGCCGGGCGGCTCCCCCCTGGCCCTGGTGGAGGCGCAAGCCAAGGACGGACACTTGTGCTGGGCCATTCTGCGGGGTCTGTGGAGCGAGGAGCCGCCACGCCGCGACAAGGGCCACGGTTCGGCGAGTTGA
- the amrB gene encoding AmmeMemoRadiSam system protein B, whose amino-acid sequence MDRKPIVAGQFYTAEPQALAAEVRRFLSAAEGRADKPTLLAMAPHAGYVFSGAVAGATLGRAGLADTVILLGPNHTGMGSRYAVWHMGAWLFPGGGLAVDEALAELLISRDPRLTPDRTAHLNEHSLEVLVPFLWTVNPDMRVVPICVGGGGVRELVDVGLRLGETLKARKTPASIVVSSDMSHYISREEAEVRDSLALEAIRALDPEALYEVVRANGISMCGVLPMVVGLSAAKALGATEAEVAAYATSGEVNGDMSRVVGYAGVLVS is encoded by the coding sequence ACCCCAGGCCCTGGCCGCCGAGGTGCGGCGCTTCCTGTCCGCCGCCGAGGGCCGCGCCGACAAGCCGACCCTTTTGGCCATGGCCCCCCACGCGGGCTACGTCTTTTCCGGGGCCGTGGCCGGGGCCACCCTGGGCCGGGCCGGACTGGCCGACACCGTGATCCTGCTCGGGCCCAACCACACCGGCATGGGCAGCCGCTACGCCGTCTGGCACATGGGGGCCTGGCTCTTCCCCGGCGGCGGGCTGGCCGTGGACGAGGCCCTGGCCGAGCTCCTCATCTCCCGCGATCCGCGCCTGACCCCGGACCGCACCGCGCACCTCAACGAGCACTCCCTGGAGGTGCTCGTGCCCTTCCTCTGGACCGTGAACCCGGACATGCGCGTCGTGCCGATCTGCGTCGGCGGGGGCGGGGTCCGCGAACTCGTGGACGTGGGCCTGCGGCTGGGCGAAACCCTCAAGGCCCGCAAGACGCCCGCGTCCATCGTGGTCAGCTCGGACATGAGCCACTACATCTCGCGGGAGGAGGCCGAGGTCCGGGACTCCCTGGCCCTGGAGGCGATCAGGGCCCTGGACCCGGAGGCGCTCTACGAGGTGGTGCGGGCCAACGGCATCTCCATGTGCGGCGTGCTGCCGATGGTGGTGGGCTTGAGCGCGGCCAAGGCGCTCGGAGCGACCGAGGCGGAGGTGGCGGCCTACGCCACGTCCGGCGAGGTGAACGGGGACATGAGCCGCGTGGTCGGCTACGCCGGGGTCCTGGTGAGCTGA
- a CDS encoding 6-hydroxymethylpterin diphosphokinase MptE-like protein has protein sequence MVRLVHTRDRPGEFSILVDGESLTTKAKILSLYRLEGELKPSLVEGGACLVTDLDPEAGGFAWEALLHSIYLHTVYSLYPAISSKSPLRGTQAPADLEHTLNTYRNVACVNRVGELATLRDAAAGRPAVLALPGPSLDPQALAAFSGRAVIIAVGRALPALLSAGVVPDILYMQDTSAYAWSYTCEGITDRLPTVAVANPVAPIHAHLDAFAFVYKAWNCYPFETVSYPKIEEVAPSSASGAYSLARFLGCDRILLAGFDCGRQAPPDSALPGVAEMADTDEELKMPRYRVDRAGPFRITPPGGRTLETKCDYVTSVQWMKSRAMRDQLNADVEVFESSATGFARGNSVLRPAEDFRPADESFRPEFPRQANAYDTRGFIGFFRERFEMLGRVLAQGRLPDGPLPAPFNCVLGGLDQLPAPGAALTDEQKASVLERLEQCLAALRD, from the coding sequence ATGGTGCGTCTTGTCCACACCCGCGACCGCCCCGGCGAGTTCAGCATCCTCGTCGATGGCGAGAGCCTGACCACCAAGGCGAAAATCCTCTCCCTCTATCGACTGGAGGGCGAGCTGAAGCCCTCCCTCGTGGAGGGCGGGGCCTGCCTCGTCACCGACCTGGATCCCGAGGCCGGGGGCTTCGCCTGGGAGGCCCTGCTCCACTCCATCTACCTGCACACGGTCTACAGCCTCTACCCGGCCATCTCCAGCAAGTCGCCCCTGCGCGGGACCCAGGCCCCGGCCGACCTGGAGCACACCCTGAACACCTACCGCAACGTGGCCTGCGTGAACCGCGTGGGCGAGCTGGCCACGCTGCGCGATGCGGCGGCCGGACGCCCGGCCGTGCTGGCCCTTCCCGGCCCTTCCCTCGATCCGCAGGCCCTCGCCGCCTTCTCCGGCAGGGCCGTGATCATCGCCGTGGGCCGCGCCCTGCCCGCCCTGCTCTCGGCCGGGGTGGTCCCGGACATCCTCTACATGCAGGACACGAGCGCCTACGCCTGGTCCTACACCTGCGAGGGCATCACGGACCGGCTGCCGACCGTGGCCGTGGCCAATCCCGTGGCCCCCATCCACGCCCATTTGGACGCCTTCGCCTTCGTCTACAAGGCCTGGAACTGCTACCCCTTCGAGACGGTCAGCTACCCGAAGATCGAGGAGGTGGCCCCCAGCTCGGCCAGCGGGGCCTATTCCCTGGCCCGCTTCCTGGGCTGCGACCGCATCCTTCTGGCGGGCTTCGACTGCGGGCGACAGGCCCCGCCGGACTCCGCGCTGCCCGGAGTGGCGGAAATGGCCGACACGGACGAGGAGCTGAAGATGCCCCGCTACCGGGTGGACCGGGCCGGGCCCTTCAGGATCACGCCGCCCGGCGGCCGGACCCTGGAGACCAAGTGCGACTACGTCACGTCGGTGCAGTGGATGAAGAGCCGGGCCATGCGCGACCAGCTCAACGCGGACGTGGAGGTCTTCGAGTCCTCGGCCACGGGCTTCGCCCGGGGCAACTCGGTCCTCCGGCCGGCCGAGGATTTCCGCCCGGCGGACGAATCCTTCCGGCCGGAGTTTCCCCGCCAGGCAAACGCCTACGACACGCGCGGATTCATTGGATTCTTCAGGGAACGCTTCGAAATGCTCGGCCGCGTCCTGGCCCAGGGCAGACTGCCGGACGGGCCGCTGCCCGCGCCGTTCAACTGCGTGCTCGGCGGCCTGGATCAACTCCCGGCTCCCGGGGCCGCGCTCACGGACGAGCAGAAGGCCTCGGTGCTCGAACGGCTGGAGCAGTGCCTCGCGGCGCTGCGGGACTGA
- the rpsO gene encoding 30S ribosomal protein S15, translating to MVMDAEGKNKIIEDYKRHEGDTGSPEVQVALLTERITYLTEHFKVHKKDFHSRTGLLKLVGQRRKLLNYLKNKDIQRYRDLIQRLGLRK from the coding sequence GTGGTCATGGATGCCGAAGGCAAGAACAAGATCATCGAGGATTACAAGCGGCACGAAGGGGACACCGGGTCCCCGGAAGTGCAGGTGGCCCTGCTCACCGAGCGGATCACCTACCTGACCGAGCACTTCAAGGTGCACAAGAAGGACTTCCACTCCCGCACCGGCCTGCTCAAGCTGGTCGGCCAGCGCCGGAAGCTTCTCAACTACCTGAAGAACAAGGATATCCAGCGGTACCGCGACCTGATTCAGCGTCTCGGTCTCCGCAAATAG
- the pnp gene encoding polyribonucleotide nucleotidyltransferase, translated as MLVPFKKTRLSATLAGGLEISLETGKMANQAHGSVWVQSGNTVVLVTAVSAPLPEDKGFFPLTCNYQEMSYAAGRIPGSYFRREIGRPSERETLVSRLIDRPIRPLFKKGFADEVQVIATVLSAGRNTNPDVLALTGASTALHLSPMPFLGPIAGARVGYINGEFVLNPTYHRALEESSLNLIFAATRDAVVMVEGGAQFLSENLIADALEWGHKQILPLIDLQEELRAQCGKPKIEVKAPEPAPELVSYVAEIATDELKAALAIPAKTARREAKSAAESKALAAVAEKFAEEPEKAKLAKHVVEALGKKLMRTRIKEEGVRIDGRDLKTVRPLSIEVGVLPMTHGSCLFRRGETTALVIATLGSTRDEQRIETLTGEESKRFMLHYNFPSYSVGEVRPMRGPSRRDIGHGALAERSISQVLPNPDEFPFTLRVVSEVMDSNGSSSMATVCGATLALMDAGVPIKEPVAGIAMGLTKEGDDYLVLTDILGDEDALGDMDFKVAGSKDGISGIQMDVKLSTGIPSDVLRRALAQARDARLHILEHMGMVLATPRPELSDLAPQMAVLHINPEKIRSVIGPGGKNIKAITAETGADIDIEDSGKVSIFAPTLESLEKTKEMVQYYDQTPEPGKNYEGVVKKLLEVGALVEILPGVEGMLHVSQLDVERIEKVTDLLQLGQKVWVKVIELEAGGRIRLSRKAWLMEQAGQEVNLDEFRRPPSSRDGGDRRGGRRDDRRDRPRR; from the coding sequence ATGTTGGTGCCTTTCAAAAAAACGCGTCTTTCCGCGACCCTCGCGGGCGGCCTTGAGATCTCCCTGGAAACCGGCAAAATGGCCAACCAGGCCCACGGCTCGGTCTGGGTCCAGTCCGGCAACACCGTCGTGCTGGTCACGGCCGTGTCCGCCCCCCTGCCCGAGGACAAGGGCTTCTTCCCGCTGACCTGCAACTACCAGGAAATGTCCTACGCCGCCGGACGCATCCCCGGCAGCTACTTCCGCCGCGAGATCGGCCGTCCCTCCGAGCGCGAGACCCTGGTCTCCCGGCTCATCGACCGCCCGATCCGCCCGCTGTTCAAGAAGGGCTTCGCCGACGAGGTCCAGGTCATCGCCACCGTGCTCTCGGCCGGCCGCAACACGAACCCCGACGTGCTGGCCCTGACCGGCGCATCGACCGCCCTGCACCTCTCGCCCATGCCCTTCCTGGGCCCCATCGCGGGCGCCCGCGTGGGCTACATCAACGGCGAGTTCGTGCTCAACCCGACCTACCACCGGGCCCTGGAAGAGAGCAGCCTGAACCTCATCTTCGCGGCCACCCGCGACGCCGTGGTCATGGTCGAGGGCGGGGCGCAGTTCCTGTCCGAGAACCTCATCGCCGACGCCCTGGAATGGGGCCACAAGCAGATTCTCCCCCTGATCGACCTGCAGGAGGAGCTGCGCGCCCAGTGCGGCAAGCCCAAGATCGAGGTGAAGGCCCCGGAACCGGCTCCCGAACTGGTCTCCTACGTGGCCGAGATCGCCACCGACGAGCTCAAGGCCGCCCTGGCCATTCCGGCCAAGACCGCCCGCCGCGAGGCCAAGTCCGCGGCCGAGTCCAAGGCCCTGGCCGCCGTGGCCGAGAAGTTCGCCGAGGAGCCGGAAAAGGCCAAGCTGGCCAAGCACGTGGTCGAGGCCCTGGGCAAGAAGCTCATGCGCACCCGCATCAAGGAAGAGGGCGTGCGCATCGACGGCCGCGACCTGAAGACCGTGCGCCCGCTGTCCATCGAGGTCGGCGTCCTGCCCATGACCCACGGCTCCTGCCTGTTCCGGCGCGGCGAGACCACGGCCCTGGTCATCGCCACCCTGGGCAGCACCCGCGACGAGCAGCGCATCGAGACCCTCACCGGCGAGGAGTCCAAACGTTTCATGCTGCACTACAACTTCCCGTCCTACTCCGTGGGCGAGGTCCGGCCCATGCGCGGCCCCTCGCGTCGCGACATCGGGCACGGCGCCCTGGCCGAGCGCTCCATCTCCCAGGTCCTGCCCAACCCGGACGAGTTCCCCTTCACCCTGCGCGTGGTCTCCGAGGTCATGGACTCCAACGGCTCCTCCTCCATGGCCACGGTCTGCGGCGCGACGCTGGCCCTCATGGACGCGGGCGTGCCGATCAAGGAGCCCGTGGCGGGCATCGCCATGGGCCTGACCAAGGAGGGTGACGACTACCTCGTGCTCACCGACATCCTCGGCGACGAGGACGCCCTGGGCGACATGGACTTCAAGGTGGCGGGCTCCAAGGACGGCATCAGCGGCATCCAGATGGACGTGAAGCTCTCCACGGGCATCCCGTCCGACGTGCTGCGCCGCGCCCTGGCCCAGGCCCGCGACGCGCGCCTGCACATCCTGGAGCACATGGGCATGGTCCTGGCCACGCCCCGGCCGGAGCTCTCCGACCTGGCCCCGCAGATGGCCGTGCTGCACATCAATCCCGAGAAGATCCGCAGCGTCATCGGACCCGGCGGCAAGAACATCAAGGCCATCACCGCCGAAACCGGCGCGGACATCGACATCGAGGATTCCGGCAAGGTCTCCATCTTTGCTCCGACCCTGGAGTCCCTGGAGAAGACCAAGGAGATGGTCCAGTACTACGACCAGACCCCCGAGCCCGGAAAGAACTACGAGGGCGTGGTCAAGAAGCTCCTCGAGGTGGGCGCGCTGGTGGAGATCCTCCCCGGCGTGGAGGGCATGCTGCACGTGTCCCAGCTCGACGTGGAACGCATCGAGAAGGTCACCGACCTCCTCCAGCTGGGCCAGAAGGTCTGGGTCAAGGTCATCGAACTGGAGGCCGGCGGCCGCATCCGCCTCTCCCGCAAGGCATGGCTCATGGAGCAGGCCGGCCAGGAGGTCAACCTGGACGAGTTCCGCCGTCCCCCGTCCTCCCGCGACGGCGGGGATCGCCGCGGGGGCCGCCGCGACGACCGCCGGGACCGTCCGCGCCGCTAA